The Deltaproteobacteria bacterium DNA segment GCATCGAAACCTGTTGGGCCTACAACCGCCAATACGGCACGCGCTATCTGGCGGTCATGCCCACCAATCTCTACGGCCCGGGCGACAACTATGACCTGGAGACCAGCCACGTCCTGCCCGCCCTGATCCGCAAGGCGCATGAGGCCAAGATACGCGGCGACAAACATTTCACAGTCTGGGGAACGGGAACCCCGCGCCGTGAATTTCTCTACAGCGACGATCTGGCCGGTGCCTGCGCATTCCTGATGACTAAGGCCTGGAAGACCGAGGCGCTATTCAACGACCACGAGCCGCCCCTGGTCAATATTGGCTGCGGCCAGGACGTGACCATCGCCGAACTGGCGCGGATGGTGGCGGGGGTGGTGGGATTTGGAGGAGAGATTGTTTTTGATGCCGATAAGCCCGATGGAACGCCGCAGAAGCTTCTCGATGTGTCGCGCCTGACGGCGCTGGGCTGGACCCCACGCACGACCCTGCTGGATGGCGTCGGACTGGCGTATGCGGATTTTCTAGCGCACGGCACGGAAGATGATACGAAGCGCATCGCCTCTCACCTGACGTGTGGGACAAAATAATTCCGAGACGATATATGCGTTTCCTCGCGATACCAAC contains these protein-coding regions:
- a CDS encoding GDP-L-fucose synthase; the protein is MNVTDKILVAGAAGMVGGALIRALIAQGHTNILGTFHTKVPTLVPEAEGRVRLKRLDLMDQATVRAFLEHERPEHIFLAAARVGGIQANNTYPAEFIHANLAMQTNVIHGAYLAGVRRLLFLGSSCIYPRECPQPIRESYLLTGPLEATNRPYAVAKIAGIETCWAYNRQYGTRYLAVMPTNLYGPGDNYDLETSHVLPALIRKAHEAKIRGDKHFTVWGTGTPRREFLYSDDLAGACAFLMTKAWKTEALFNDHEPPLVNIGCGQDVTIAELARMVAGVVGFGGEIVFDADKPDGTPQKLLDVSRLTALGWTPRTTLLDGVGLAYADFLAHGTEDDTKRIASHLTCGTK